A segment of the Xenorhabdus bovienii SS-2004 genome:
CAGTTCGGTGGCAAATTGCAGCCATTCACTGAATAACCGTTCTGGATGCAGTAAGGGAATATTCCGGGTATGGCTCACTTGGCCGCTATAACGATTGACTAATGACAAGAAAAGAAAATACATGATTTCCGAACTATTTTGTTGCCCCAATTGTAACAAACACTGGCTTGTCTGTTGGCGGCGTTGCTCCAGTAATCCCTGTAAATCATTAATAAAACTGACAAGTTGTGGATGTGCATGGCAGTTGAGTAAGGGCGGAATGAAGCGTGAATCAAGGAGCAATTTATTATCACGGGTTCTACTGATAACATGCACAATACTGAGTGACGTCCATTCCGGAGTCAGATCTGATTCCAACATCAGCCGCAGGCGCATTCTGCCAAATTGCACGGTGGTACTTCCGACTGACATGGCATTAAAATCATTGACCTCGGCGTCAACGCTGACAAAACGTGCCATAGAGTCTTTTCTTTCCTGAAAAATGATCTCTTCCCTTCCTCCGCGAAAGATCGGCAGTGCCAATACGACATTTTCTCCAGTTTGATTTTCTGCAAGTTGTAATGGAACAGGGGCGTGCGCCTCGGTAAAATTAAAGGGTGTCCCGTCAGGAAAAATTCCACTGGCTGATGCAACCATGACCTTGCCCTGTTCGAGTAATGATTGATCTAACTTTAACGTTAAAAAGCCCCAGTAATATGGCCTTTGAGCCATACCCCAATCGCGGACATAAGTCTCCAGATAGTTTTCGGCCTGTTGAAAGTGGTGAGGGCGTAAGAACATGCCTTCTGTCCAGATAACTTTTTCTGATCTGCTCATATAGTTCCTTCTCTTACGGCATAACGTTAATTGCATTTATCGATGAAATTTAGGCCATTGGCGGTGACTTGAATGCATATATCTAATGTGTCTGGCGGTGATGTCCAAAATTTATAGAAAGCGGGAGGCTCAGGAATGGGAACCGGTAATGCGATACGCCATTTTTTCCCATCCAATTGCTTATATTCAGCAAAAATGCCGATAGAATTGGCTTCTGGTATGTTTTTTTCCAACAAGAAATATTTGTGCTGAAAAGGCAGTAAAAAAAGTTGCTCAGAATTAATCAATTTATTACCCAGTACAGCCTGAGCATGACCTTGCAGTGAAAAAAAATCAGCAGACATAAACTCTGAAGTCGATTTCAACAAAATAACGTGTATTTTCAGCGGAGCTGAGTCATTCACATTATTTGTGGCACGAAAAATCAATTGATAAGGGGGCGATTTTTTCTGCTCGGATGATGAACACCCTGTTAATACGAAGATGTTAAATATTATTAAATTAAATACGAGTACGTGAAGAAACAGTATTACCATCATTGCACACTTGAAATTTAATCGACATCTGTTCGCGAATTTATGCCCAATTATCTCGCGGGAGAATGTCTTATCACTGCAAGGTGGAGTTGTGTGGCTGGCATTTTTTATATTGACCATGAATTTCCCCCATCTTTACAAGATGCAGGGGAGATCATGCCCCTGAAATATCGACCTTTGTCTGGCTGGGGACGGCACGTGATCCTACCGAATTGGTTGAATTCTGTAGGGTAGGGCTTGATAGCCGGGTTGCCGGTGATCCCTTAATCAAGACGCTATTGGCTCCAAGCGTATGGCGGGAGGGTCCCATCACCGTCCCGGACGCAACGCCCAAATCCACCCCCAGATTATCTCCATTCGTCATGGCAATCATTGTCGCCATGTTATGGGCTGGACTTCCCATAAAGAGAATATTGACCGTGCTGGCACAAATGCCATTCGTACCTTGTGCAATATTGAGATACACCATCGGTATTGGGGCACCTAGAGGGCATGGGGTTAGGCAGATATCTGGGATGGCCAGATCTATGCCACCGCCTTGGGTATTAGCAAACATAATGTTTCCTTTTTATTCTTTCATCCAATGTGGACCTGTTCAGCATCTATTTTGGTGATTGCTTTTGCGGTTATCACGGTATTTTGGGCATGTAGTCGCATGTAGTTTTCTGCCTGCATATCTAATTGCCCTGCATGCACTTGTTCTGTTTGCGTAGTATGGCGAAAAAGACGATGGCTCAGCTGAGTTACAGTTTGCCAAACGGATTCAAATTGATTGCCTATTATCTTCGAGACGGAGACCCAGGCAGACAAGGATCCACCACTGTATTGCATTTCATTAATATGGCAATTTCCATTTTCGGCGGTGATATTTAACCCGTTACTGCTCAGGTTCAAATTCCCCTGAGCCATAATGGATAAATCGCCTGATACCTTGATTACAGCCGGATCTTGTTGCTCTGCCCGTTCTAATATCGCCAGTATCCAGAGTTGTTCATCGGCTTCTACAAGTAGCACCCTGTCACCCATTGCAGGAGCCAATAGGCAACTGGAGGCTTGTCGACAATGCCACCCATAATTTTGATTTTTAACCATTAATTTGCCGTCCTGAAAGATATTGACGACTTGGCCGACAATTTGTTGCGATGGGAATGGACTGGATTGTTTCGTCTGTGGTTGTTCTGTATATCGTTGTTCCGTAACAAGAGTCGATGAAGAAAGCGCGTAAGAAGATTTCACCATATTGATTCTCCAGCTTAAATCTTACGTTGACGTTGTTGTGTACTCCACTCTTCAGCAGCAAACAGTTCAGGATCATTTTCCAATATGCCCTGACGGTCAGAGAATAATGCTCCAACTTGTTGAGTACGATGAAAAAGCGTTCTCATAAAATGTGCTGCCCGAAAGTCGCTGTTATTCATGTTGGCATAAGAGAGATCAGCATAGGTCATATCACAATTCACAAATTGTGCGTTGACAGCCCGTACTTTTTGCATGATGGCTTGTTGTAGCTGACTTTGCCGAAAATCGGTTCGCTCAAGGCAAGCGCCAATAAAAATAGCTCCATTAAACAGACTGTTATGGCAGCATGCACGCGTTAAATCGGCATTGATGAATAACGCTTGGGTTGCATTGACATTCGAAAGCTGGGCGTCTTGCAGAGAGCTTCCCTTAAAATTGCAATGGGTCAAATTGGATTGATTAAAATTCACTGCATCAAGTTGATTATCTGTAAATTGACAGGCCTGAAATTGCAATTTTCGATAATCTTGATCACGGTGGTCACATTCAAAAAAAAGGGTTTTCATGAACTGACTGGCATAAAAATCCGTTTTTCTTAAGTCCTGACGAAAAAAGGTGACCAGAAAAAAGTGACTATTGCGTAATATTGCGTAATGCAATACTGAGTTGATAAAGGTGGCGCGATCAAATTCATTTTCAATAAAATCAGCATATTGCAATTGGCAGGATGAAAACTGGGTACTGTTTTGTTTTGTGACTTTAAACTGTGTTTTTTTTAAGACGCATTGGTCGAACACACTGGCGCTCAGTGTGGCCTTATTGAACACAGCACGTATCATATTACACTGTTCAAACAAGGTCTTTTCACACCTGACGGAATTGAAAACCGTTTCTTCAAACAAGCATTCAGTAAAGACTGACTCTTCAAGAATGGCATGGGAGAAGTTGGCATTTGAAAAGTCTACAGCCCAGAACCTGCCTCCTGATAAGTTTTGTCCAACCAGCGAGATCCCCTGCAAATTGACTTGTTCAATGACGTCTCGCTGTTTGATCTTAGCTATAATCTCATTAACTGTCAGCATACTCATATCACGTCCTGATCACGTTTGGGTAAGGTTTTGAGACGTTGTGTATAGGCATGATGAATCAAGGTGGAGTCGTCTATGATGGACTGGGACATATCAGCGCGGAACAGATTAGCTTCGCGTAAGTCAGTGCTACAAAAAGTACATTTCTGCATAAAAGCGCCGATCAGGTTGGCATTATTCAACAATGCATTCTTAAAATTCGTTCTGATAAATATACTTTGGGTGGTATTTAAATACTGCATATCAGCCAATTGGCAGTTGGCTTCGCTAAAATCACTGTTATTCAGTGTGGCAGAGTGGAAAGAGGCTTGAACTAAAGGTGTCTGGCGTAAATTACATTCCGTTAATGTGGCATAACTGAAATCAGCATGATTAAGCACACTTTTCATGGTAAATACGCAGTTTAGCAGTTTGGCTGATCGAAACCGGATTGCCACTGCTTCGGTTTCTATCCATGAACAACTGTCGAGTACAGCGTGATCAAAAATGGCGTTCTCCAGCAGGCAATTGATAAAGGAAACTTTATTTAAGCTGGCATAGCTAAATTTTAGAGCAGGTAGCATCATCTCAATAAAAATGCAGCCTTGCCATTGCGAGTGTTGGAAACGACAGTGTTTGATGAAGGTTCTTTGTAAAAACAGATCCGTGAAGATAGCATGATTAAATCGGCAATGGTTGAGCAATGTTTCCTGCAATTGTGTTTCTTTAAAACTTGCCGCTGAAAAATCGCTTTGTTCACATTTTGCCTGTGCCAGACTGGCATTATCCAGTTTTGCACCATATAGGGAAGCATGGCATATCTCGGCTCTGGCTAACATGGCTTCACTGAAATCTGCGCCATCCAATTGGCTGTTATTGAAACAGACACTTTCCAGCAAACTACCGGAAAAATTGGCTCCTTGTAGATCCATTCCTGATAAGTCTGCTCCGGTAAAATCCATTGCACGGAAATCGCCCCCTTCCCGCATAATACGCTGGACTTGCTTGCGAATAATTTGTGACAGATCCCCGGTCAAGCGCAGGGCTGGCGGTTGTGTCTGTGCAGAGGCCAGATACATTTTATGCAGGGATTGTTCAATCTGTGTCAGTTTTTTATCGTTAAGTTCTATTGATTTTGGCTCAACTTGTTTTTGACTTTCTTGCTGTTGGTACAAGATATCCCGTATTTGGTGGAAGTTTTGTGGCCCTCTGGGGGTGTTTTGCATCGCTACCTGCTCCACCTTAACACCTTGCTCTTGAGCGATTGTGCGAATTTTTTCCCGTTGCTGCTCGGCTGCAATATATTTTTGGGCAGCTTCTTGCTCTATTTTGTCTACAAATTCAGGTAATTCATCCGCTTTGGGATTAGCGGGTTGTTCAATACAGGGAGTTATTAGTGTGCTGATATCTTTTCCATATTTCGCCATGCGCTCCTTGTGTTGTTCACGCAGGCGTTTCTCGCGATTTTGCAAATTCTCCCTCAAAGGACTGCCATGCTCCGATTGCTCTGTATCTATCCACGGGCCAATAATGCTTTCAGGGATCAGGTCTTTTTCTCGCAGGGCATATAATGCGCCTTTTTCTTTCTCTGTACGCTGGTTAAGTACTTGAAGATAGTCATTTTCTGAGTGTGCTTCGCTATTGAGTTCTATTGCGGAGAGCATGTGTAAAACATCAGTCGCATCATCTTCATTAACGCGTGTGTAACCATGCCAAATCAGGATCATCTGTTCCCGATGAGGGAAAAACCACACCGTCGTATTGCGCATGGCAATCTCTTCGAAAATATCTTCGTCAGCACGCAGCCGTTTGATGAAACAACGCGCCTGCCACGGTGGCAGCTTGCCTTCTTGCATAGGTTTTTCAGGATGCATATTCCAAATACGCCATGCTGCGTTTTCTGGTAGTGCCTGATAGTGTTCCCACCATTGATCAGGGGGAGCAGCATTAAACAATCGCCAGTCGATATCACGGGAAAAACCAGGGAATTCATTTTCCAGCCACTCTTTGTCATATTTTTTCCCTATACGGGTGAAACGGCGCGGCCACCCAAATTCGAGGGGACAAAAACTCGCAGGATTAGGGGTATCCTGCGGTGACAAAAGTTGTCTGTTTTGGTCTTCTACATTAGGTAATCGATGAGTTTCGAGGCCATTTTCCTGTAGTTCTGGCGTAAAGCCGATCCCATATGGATTTTCTTCATAATTTTTTCCCCCGAAAGCACGGCTCCAATCCAACCGCATCTGTTCAAATGCCTGCGGCGTGGATGGCTTATCGCCAATCCAATGACGATCGCCAGAGACAATAAGTGTCTTATCCAATTGCTCTATCTGGATACGTGCAGAACACGTGGTTTTATCAGGCTGGTGATGAGTATAGGCATAGCCCGTTGCAAGAAATTCAGCGGAAGATTTAGGGATGGCGAGATCGACAACGCTATTAGTGGTTTTCAGTTCAGCCTCTGCAAGTTGCCAAAGTTCAGGCTCAGGCCGCAGGCGAGGGGAGGCACCCATATCAGTTAAAGCCATAATGGAGACACCAAGATAGTGATGTTGCCGCCAGTAATAAGGACGATGTAGCAGACTTAAGCGCAGAGGTTTGATAATTTTCATTGAAAGCCCCGAATAAATCTTTTTAATTGAGCTATTAACCCAATAGAATGAGTCCCGCCGTTATGGAAATCTTTGCTGCACCGTTAATATCTATTGTGGTACTCGATGCCAAGGACAACTTGCTTGCTTTAATTTCGGCGTTTCCTGTCACTGACTCTTTCTTATTCCCCGTAATATTCAGGTTGTAATTTCCACTGATGTTGTTAGCAAAATTGCGTCCAACCTCTAACTGATAAGAGCTGCTGATTTTTTCTGATTTATCA
Coding sequences within it:
- the tssK gene encoding type VI secretion system baseplate subunit TssK yields the protein MSRSEKVIWTEGMFLRPHHFQQAENYLETYVRDWGMAQRPYYWGFLTLKLDQSLLEQGKVMVASASGIFPDGTPFNFTEAHAPVPLQLAENQTGENVVLALPIFRGGREEIIFQERKDSMARFVSVDAEVNDFNAMSVGSTTVQFGRMRLRLMLESDLTPEWTSLSIVHVISRTRDNKLLLDSRFIPPLLNCHAHPQLVSFINDLQGLLEQRRQQTSQCLLQLGQQNSSEIMYFLFLSLVNRYSGQVSHTRNIPLLHPERLFSEWLQFATELASFSQSRIPEDKLPIYDHDNLQVCFNHLMFLLRQGLSIILEEHALQLPLTEYSHGLNVATLTDANMLNTFSFVLAVYADTPKETLISRFPAQMKIAPVGRIRELVQLQLPGIPISAMPSVPRQIPWHSGCLYFELEKEGELWSQMAKSGGFALHLAGEFPGLHMEFWAVRNQSKS
- the tssJ gene encoding type VI secretion system lipoprotein TssJ — encoded protein: MMVILFLHVLVFNLIIFNIFVLTGCSSSEQKKSPPYQLIFRATNNVNDSAPLKIHVILLKSTSEFMSADFFSLQGHAQAVLGNKLINSEQLFLLPFQHKYFLLEKNIPEANSIGIFAEYKQLDGKKWRIALPVPIPEPPAFYKFWTSPPDTLDICIQVTANGLNFIDKCN
- a CDS encoding DUF4150 domain-containing protein; translated protein: MFANTQGGGIDLAIPDICLTPCPLGAPIPMVYLNIAQGTNGICASTVNILFMGSPAHNMATMIAMTNGDNLGVDLGVASGTVMGPSRHTLGANSVLIKGSPATRLSSPTLQNSTNSVGSRAVPSQTKVDISGA
- a CDS encoding DUF3540 domain-containing protein — its product is MVKSSYALSSSTLVTEQRYTEQPQTKQSSPFPSQQIVGQVVNIFQDGKLMVKNQNYGWHCRQASSCLLAPAMGDRVLLVEADEQLWILAILERAEQQDPAVIKVSGDLSIMAQGNLNLSSNGLNITAENGNCHINEMQYSGGSLSAWVSVSKIIGNQFESVWQTVTQLSHRLFRHTTQTEQVHAGQLDMQAENYMRLHAQNTVITAKAITKIDAEQVHIG
- a CDS encoding pentapeptide repeat-containing protein, whose product is MSMLTVNEIIAKIKQRDVIEQVNLQGISLVGQNLSGGRFWAVDFSNANFSHAILEESVFTECLFEETVFNSVRCEKTLFEQCNMIRAVFNKATLSASVFDQCVLKKTQFKVTKQNSTQFSSCQLQYADFIENEFDRATFINSVLHYAILRNSHFFLVTFFRQDLRKTDFYASQFMKTLFFECDHRDQDYRKLQFQACQFTDNQLDAVNFNQSNLTHCNFKGSSLQDAQLSNVNATQALFINADLTRACCHNSLFNGAIFIGACLERTDFRQSQLQQAIMQKVRAVNAQFVNCDMTYADLSYANMNNSDFRAAHFMRTLFHRTQQVGALFSDRQGILENDPELFAAEEWSTQQRQRKI
- a CDS encoding DUF2169 family type VI secretion system accessory protein, giving the protein MKIIKPLRLSLLHRPYYWRQHHYLGVSIMALTDMGASPRLRPEPELWQLAEAELKTTNSVVDLAIPKSSAEFLATGYAYTHHQPDKTTCSARIQIEQLDKTLIVSGDRHWIGDKPSTPQAFEQMRLDWSRAFGGKNYEENPYGIGFTPELQENGLETHRLPNVEDQNRQLLSPQDTPNPASFCPLEFGWPRRFTRIGKKYDKEWLENEFPGFSRDIDWRLFNAAPPDQWWEHYQALPENAAWRIWNMHPEKPMQEGKLPPWQARCFIKRLRADEDIFEEIAMRNTTVWFFPHREQMILIWHGYTRVNEDDATDVLHMLSAIELNSEAHSENDYLQVLNQRTEKEKGALYALREKDLIPESIIGPWIDTEQSEHGSPLRENLQNREKRLREQHKERMAKYGKDISTLITPCIEQPANPKADELPEFVDKIEQEAAQKYIAAEQQREKIRTIAQEQGVKVEQVAMQNTPRGPQNFHQIRDILYQQQESQKQVEPKSIELNDKKLTQIEQSLHKMYLASAQTQPPALRLTGDLSQIIRKQVQRIMREGGDFRAMDFTGADLSGMDLQGANFSGSLLESVCFNNSQLDGADFSEAMLARAEICHASLYGAKLDNASLAQAKCEQSDFSAASFKETQLQETLLNHCRFNHAIFTDLFLQRTFIKHCRFQHSQWQGCIFIEMMLPALKFSYASLNKVSFINCLLENAIFDHAVLDSCSWIETEAVAIRFRSAKLLNCVFTMKSVLNHADFSYATLTECNLRQTPLVQASFHSATLNNSDFSEANCQLADMQYLNTTQSIFIRTNFKNALLNNANLIGAFMQKCTFCSTDLREANLFRADMSQSIIDDSTLIHHAYTQRLKTLPKRDQDVI